The Achromobacter pestifer genome includes a region encoding these proteins:
- a CDS encoding GntR family transcriptional regulator, with translation MAAAEFKRRAADVAYDQIESMIATLQLQPGSAVVEADLVEKTGLGRTPLREALLRMVAAGLIRQEPRRGLRVSMIQLADHMDLIQTRRALEQLIAASAARRATPAQRSQIVDCAAQMIRAAEGGNLDDYMHADQMLDHVCHQACRNASAVNAVAPLIIQCRRFWYAYQHEGDIAEGARRHMLMAEGIATGNESAAIKGADSLMDYLEMFTRKVIDA, from the coding sequence ATGGCAGCAGCAGAATTCAAACGGCGCGCCGCCGACGTCGCCTACGACCAGATCGAAAGCATGATCGCCACGCTGCAATTGCAGCCGGGCAGCGCGGTCGTGGAAGCGGATCTGGTGGAAAAGACCGGCCTGGGGCGCACGCCGCTGCGCGAGGCGCTGCTGCGCATGGTGGCCGCCGGGCTGATACGCCAGGAGCCGCGGCGCGGCCTGCGCGTGTCCATGATCCAGCTGGCGGACCACATGGACTTGATCCAGACCCGCCGGGCGCTGGAGCAGCTGATCGCCGCCAGCGCCGCGCGCCGCGCCACCCCTGCTCAACGCAGCCAGATCGTGGATTGCGCCGCGCAGATGATCCGCGCGGCGGAAGGCGGCAATCTCGACGACTACATGCATGCCGACCAGATGCTGGACCACGTCTGCCACCAGGCCTGCCGCAATGCGTCGGCGGTGAACGCGGTGGCGCCGCTGATCATCCAGTGCCGCCGCTTCTGGTACGCCTACCAGCACGAGGGCGACATCGCCGAGGGCGCGCGCCGCCACATGCTGATGGCTGAAGGCATCGCCACCGGCAACGAGTCCGCGGCCATCAAGGGCGCGGACTCGCTGATGGACTACCTGGAAATGTTCACGCGCAAGGTGATTGACGCGTGA
- a CDS encoding multidrug/biocide efflux PACE transporter, whose amino-acid sequence MTQAKKSIKERFLHAFLFEIIAIGLSAPAAAWAMGKSLFEMGVLTAVIAWIALVWNMIYNAGFDRIENRMGWTRTLRLRVVHAFGFELGLILIVIPLAAWWLNIGLWQAFVLDIALVLFYLPYAFLYNLAYDRSRPRVLQWLARRKGQAAPAVTRQSPCA is encoded by the coding sequence ATGACGCAAGCCAAGAAATCCATTAAAGAACGTTTCCTTCACGCCTTTCTGTTCGAAATCATCGCCATCGGCTTGTCCGCCCCGGCGGCTGCCTGGGCCATGGGCAAGTCCCTGTTCGAAATGGGTGTGCTGACCGCGGTGATCGCCTGGATCGCGCTGGTCTGGAACATGATCTACAACGCGGGCTTTGACCGCATCGAGAACCGCATGGGCTGGACCCGCACGCTGCGGCTGCGCGTGGTGCACGCGTTCGGCTTCGAGCTGGGCCTGATCCTGATCGTGATCCCGCTGGCGGCCTGGTGGCTGAACATCGGCCTGTGGCAGGCCTTTGTGCTGGATATCGCGCTGGTGCTGTTCTACCTGCCCTACGCCTTCCTCTACAACCTGGCCTATGACCGTTCGCGGCCGCGGGTCCTGCAGTGGCTGGCCCGCCGCAAGGGGCAGGCCGCGCCGGCCGTCACGCGTCAATCACCTTGCGCGTGA
- a CDS encoding LysR family transcriptional regulator, with translation MRHSLESLAAFAQVASEGTFSAAARKLGKSQSTVSETVANLEVDLNVTLFDRSQRQPVLTEAGRVLLGQALQVLAANDRLNRSASQLSEGLEPRLTVVLSDTFQSETFENMLSQIDQRYPTLRFECLIAEYEDVVALVQQGRAHLGLMAAQENYPPDVAHAALAELSEIVLCVSRKHPLAKLPRVTEDQLKSERALRLSTYELGDKETEPAYATWSAPGYLMLMDMATLGFGWTELPRWMFQRFGQDQLVELKAPGWPRHIRVDAVWSRRRALGPAGAWLLQSLTGG, from the coding sequence ATGCGCCATTCCCTGGAATCCCTGGCGGCGTTCGCCCAGGTCGCCTCCGAAGGCACGTTTTCCGCCGCCGCCCGCAAGCTCGGGAAAAGCCAGTCGACCGTCAGCGAAACCGTCGCCAACCTGGAAGTGGACCTGAATGTGACGCTGTTCGACCGCAGCCAGCGCCAGCCGGTCCTGACCGAGGCGGGCCGCGTGCTGCTGGGCCAGGCCTTGCAGGTGCTGGCCGCCAACGACAGACTGAATCGCAGCGCCAGCCAACTGTCCGAAGGCCTGGAGCCCCGGCTGACGGTGGTGCTGTCCGACACGTTCCAGTCCGAGACCTTCGAAAACATGCTCAGCCAGATCGACCAGCGCTATCCGACGCTGCGCTTCGAATGCCTGATCGCGGAGTACGAGGATGTGGTGGCGCTGGTACAGCAAGGCCGCGCGCATCTGGGGCTGATGGCCGCCCAGGAGAACTATCCGCCCGACGTCGCGCACGCCGCCCTGGCGGAGCTTTCGGAAATCGTCCTGTGCGTGAGCCGCAAGCACCCGCTGGCCAAGCTGCCCCGGGTCACCGAGGACCAGCTGAAATCCGAACGCGCGCTGCGCCTGAGCACGTATGAGCTGGGCGACAAGGAGACCGAGCCCGCGTACGCGACCTGGTCGGCGCCCGGGTATCTGATGCTGATGGACATGGCCACCCTGGGGTTTGGCTGGACCGAACTGCCGCGCTGGATGTTCCAGCGCTTCGGCCAAGACCAACTGGTTGAGCTGAAGGCGCCTGGCTGGCCGCGCCACATCCGCGTCGACGCGGTCTGGTCGCGGCGCCGCGCGCTGGGGCCGGCGGGCGCCTGGCTGCTGCAGAGCCTGACGGGCGGCTAG
- a CDS encoding ChbG/HpnK family deacetylase — protein MSKRIVVCGDDFGMNADIDEGMIALAGMGRLSAVSCLTLGPSFAANAGRLASLNVDIGLHVNFTEALMPGADPMPTLSRLILNAYTGRLDGDWVEAQLERQFDAFEAAFGRAPDYVDGHQHVHQLPGIRERLLQLLKRRYGAHMPWLRQTAPGMQFGIPLKEAIKARVIGALGSAALARQARMDGMRTNRRLLGVYGFAGGKRRYADLLQNWLFNARDCDLLMCHPAMGSQDGCAMSRQRRAEFDVLASPKLGDWLNVNGVHISRLPATAR, from the coding sequence ATGAGCAAACGTATTGTGGTCTGCGGTGATGATTTTGGCATGAATGCCGACATCGATGAAGGCATGATCGCGCTGGCCGGCATGGGCCGCCTGAGCGCGGTCAGCTGCCTGACGCTGGGACCTTCGTTCGCGGCGAACGCGGGGCGGCTGGCGTCGCTGAACGTGGATATCGGCCTGCATGTGAACTTCACCGAAGCGCTCATGCCCGGCGCCGACCCCATGCCCACCCTGAGCCGGCTGATTCTCAATGCCTACACGGGCAGGCTGGACGGCGATTGGGTCGAGGCGCAGCTGGAGCGCCAGTTCGACGCCTTCGAGGCGGCCTTCGGCCGCGCGCCGGATTACGTCGACGGCCATCAGCACGTGCATCAGCTGCCCGGCATCCGCGAGCGCCTGCTGCAGTTGCTCAAGCGTCGTTACGGAGCCCATATGCCGTGGCTGCGCCAGACGGCGCCTGGCATGCAGTTCGGCATTCCCCTGAAGGAAGCCATCAAGGCGCGCGTCATCGGCGCGCTGGGCTCGGCGGCGCTGGCGCGCCAGGCGCGCATGGACGGCATGCGCACCAACCGCCGGCTGCTGGGCGTCTACGGCTTCGCGGGCGGCAAGCGCCGCTACGCGGACCTGCTGCAGAACTGGCTGTTCAACGCGCGCGACTGCGACCTGCTCATGTGCCATCCGGCGATGGGCAGCCAGGACGGCTGCGCCATGTCGCGCCAGCGCCGCGCGGAATTCGACGTGCTGGCCAGCCCCAAGCTGGGCGACTGGCTCAACGTCAACGGCGTGCACATCTCGCGCTTGCCGGCCACGGCGCGCTGA
- a CDS encoding GtrA family protein has translation MRALLQQVSTFIAVGCAAAATHWAVAVGCVEFFRIPPLAANLAGWLVAFAVSFTGHYRLTFRHSKTPWTVAARRFFFVSAIGFLINEAAYAWLLHSTAIRYDILLALILLGLAVATFIVSRFWAFRHKPAA, from the coding sequence ATGCGCGCCCTGCTGCAACAAGTAAGCACCTTCATTGCTGTCGGATGCGCCGCCGCAGCCACCCACTGGGCTGTCGCCGTGGGTTGCGTCGAATTCTTCCGCATCCCGCCCCTGGCCGCCAACCTGGCGGGCTGGCTGGTCGCCTTCGCGGTGTCCTTCACCGGCCATTACCGGCTTACATTCCGACATTCCAAAACTCCCTGGACGGTAGCAGCGCGGCGTTTCTTCTTTGTGTCAGCCATAGGCTTTCTCATCAACGAAGCCGCTTACGCGTGGCTGCTGCACAGCACTGCCATCCGCTACGACATCCTGCTCGCGCTGATCCTGCTCGGGCTCGCCGTGGCGACCTTCATCGTCAGCCGGTTCTGGGCATTCCGCCACAAACCCGCTGCCTGA
- a CDS encoding glycosyltransferase family 39 protein, with protein sequence MSATTFWRRSDWTPPAGRFLLAIGAWLAFLAWIRPLTLPDEGRYAGVAWDMLRSGSHAVPLLDGMPYFHKPPLYYWLTELSFSVFGVHPWAARVPSWLAAWGAVAVLYCFVRRYRDTATAALTVLVLATMPFFYGGAQFANLDMLVAGLITLCVLAAVDTVLRAERGQAWRAMSVAAGVLAALAVLAKGLIGLALPGAILLIWLLWERRWRGLAALCWPPALLAFIAVAAPWFVLMQLRYPGFYDYFFVYQHFQRFAASGFNNAQPFWFYLPVIVGLSLPWSLWGGGILRQAFWEGPTRSLRRLALVWFAVVLVFFSLPSSKLVGYVLPALAPLAFLLAEVIQGARRADAEGATRLVRLSAALAAGICVIAVGIAANNARGSAGPLAKVVREQARPDDTFVSLHTYPFDLALYARAARPAWVVDDWRNPEVPVRDNWRKELYDAAQFDPETGDEVLLSPAEFTARLCQAAQGARFWVWGTAADNPVYPPLEGLAPVVSSVKYVMWRVDVDAAFRQRVCGGMPRTG encoded by the coding sequence ATGTCCGCCACGACTTTCTGGCGGCGTTCAGACTGGACCCCGCCGGCAGGACGCTTCCTGCTCGCGATAGGTGCGTGGCTTGCCTTCCTGGCCTGGATCAGGCCCCTGACCCTGCCCGATGAAGGGCGCTATGCCGGCGTGGCCTGGGACATGCTGCGCAGCGGCTCGCATGCGGTGCCCTTGCTGGACGGCATGCCGTACTTCCACAAGCCGCCGCTCTATTACTGGCTGACCGAGCTGTCCTTCTCGGTGTTCGGCGTGCATCCCTGGGCGGCGCGGGTGCCTTCCTGGCTCGCGGCGTGGGGCGCCGTGGCGGTCCTGTACTGCTTTGTGCGGCGCTACCGCGATACCGCGACCGCCGCGCTGACGGTGCTGGTCCTCGCCACCATGCCGTTTTTCTATGGCGGTGCGCAGTTCGCGAATCTGGACATGCTGGTTGCCGGCTTGATCACGCTGTGCGTGCTGGCCGCCGTGGACACGGTGTTGCGCGCCGAGCGCGGGCAGGCCTGGCGCGCGATGTCGGTGGCGGCCGGTGTGCTGGCGGCGTTGGCGGTACTGGCCAAGGGCCTGATCGGTCTGGCGCTGCCGGGCGCCATCCTGCTGATCTGGCTGCTGTGGGAGCGGCGCTGGCGCGGCCTGGCCGCGCTGTGCTGGCCGCCCGCGCTGCTGGCGTTCATCGCCGTGGCGGCGCCGTGGTTCGTGCTGATGCAGCTGCGCTATCCCGGCTTTTACGATTACTTCTTCGTCTATCAGCATTTCCAGCGATTCGCGGCCAGCGGCTTCAATAATGCGCAGCCGTTCTGGTTCTATTTGCCGGTGATTGTCGGGCTCAGCCTGCCCTGGTCGCTGTGGGGCGGCGGCATACTGCGCCAGGCGTTCTGGGAAGGCCCCACGCGCAGCCTGCGGCGCCTGGCCTTGGTGTGGTTTGCCGTCGTGCTCGTGTTTTTTTCGCTGCCGAGTTCCAAGCTCGTGGGCTATGTCCTGCCGGCGCTGGCGCCGCTGGCTTTCCTGCTGGCTGAAGTGATCCAGGGGGCCAGGCGCGCCGATGCCGAAGGCGCCACGCGCCTGGTGCGCCTGAGCGCGGCCCTGGCGGCGGGCATCTGCGTCATCGCGGTGGGCATCGCGGCCAACAACGCGCGCGGCAGCGCCGGGCCGCTGGCCAAGGTGGTGCGGGAACAGGCGCGGCCGGACGATACGTTCGTTTCGCTGCACACCTATCCCTTCGATCTGGCGCTTTACGCAAGGGCGGCGCGTCCTGCGTGGGTGGTGGACGACTGGCGCAACCCCGAGGTCCCCGTGCGCGACAACTGGCGCAAAGAACTGTACGACGCCGCCCAGTTCGATCCCGAGACGGGGGACGAGGTATTGCTCAGCCCCGCGGAGTTCACCGCGCGTCTGTGCCAGGCGGCGCAAGGGGCGCGTTTCTGGGTGTGGGGCACCGCCGCCGACAACCCGGTCTATCCGCCGCTGGAGGGGCTGGCGCCCGTGGTCAGCAGCGTGAAGTACGTGATGTGGCGCGTCGACGTGGACGCGGCCTTCAGGCAGCGGGTTTGTGGCGGAATGCCCAGAACCGGCTGA
- a CDS encoding glycosyltransferase family 2 protein, whose amino-acid sequence MHIQFRSESSAPQVLTKSFPLEAVWPAAEAPVPYDTCVTCVIPCLNECENLRVLLPLLRNRLEALCTSWEIIVADDGSTDGTEALMAEWAEHDGFRYVQLSRNFGKEAAISAGLEAATGNAVICLDADLQHPPALIEQMLARWAAGAEMVYAVRETRHDESWAKRAGARWFYKLLSGARGVDVPAHAGDFRLMDRSVVDALIALPERTRFMKGLYAWVGFKGEALAYTPDERMHGDSRFGSMRLVRLALDGLTAFTTWPLRLVSLVGVAFAMLALAYAVYLVGEYLFFGNEVSGWTTIVTAVLFFAGVNLISLGVVGEYVSRIFDEVKGRPLFVVRRRQGRTSRPDKGLG is encoded by the coding sequence ATGCATATCCAATTCCGGTCCGAATCCTCCGCTCCGCAAGTGTTGACCAAATCGTTTCCCCTGGAAGCGGTATGGCCGGCGGCCGAGGCGCCCGTACCGTATGACACCTGCGTGACTTGCGTCATCCCGTGCCTGAACGAATGCGAGAACCTGCGGGTGCTGCTGCCCTTGCTGCGCAATCGCCTGGAAGCGTTGTGCACCAGTTGGGAAATCATCGTGGCCGATGACGGCAGCACCGACGGCACGGAAGCGCTGATGGCCGAATGGGCCGAGCACGACGGCTTTCGCTATGTGCAGCTGTCGCGCAACTTCGGCAAGGAAGCCGCGATCAGCGCCGGCCTGGAAGCCGCTACCGGCAATGCGGTGATCTGCCTGGATGCCGATCTGCAGCATCCCCCCGCGCTGATCGAGCAGATGCTGGCGCGCTGGGCCGCGGGCGCCGAAATGGTCTACGCCGTGCGCGAGACCCGCCATGACGAATCCTGGGCCAAGCGCGCTGGCGCGCGCTGGTTCTATAAGCTGCTGAGCGGCGCTCGCGGCGTGGACGTGCCTGCGCACGCCGGCGATTTCCGCCTGATGGACCGCAGCGTGGTGGACGCGCTGATTGCGCTGCCCGAACGCACCCGTTTCATGAAAGGCCTGTATGCCTGGGTCGGCTTCAAGGGCGAGGCCCTGGCCTATACCCCCGACGAGCGCATGCATGGCGACAGCCGCTTTGGCAGCATGCGTCTTGTGCGGCTGGCGCTGGACGGCCTGACCGCGTTCACCACCTGGCCGCTGCGCCTGGTCAGCCTGGTCGGCGTGGCGTTCGCCATGCTGGCGCTGGCCTATGCGGTCTATCTGGTCGGCGAATACCTGTTTTTCGGCAACGAGGTCTCCGGTTGGACGACGATCGTGACGGCGGTGCTGTTCTTTGCCGGCGTGAACCTGATTTCGCTGGGCGTGGTGGGGGAGTACGTGTCCCGGATCTTCGATGAAGTGAAGGGGCGGCCCCTGTTCGTCGTGCGCCGCCGCCAGGGCCGGACTTCCCGGCCGGACAAAGGCCTGGGCTGA
- a CDS encoding GNAT family N-acetyltransferase yields the protein MLASDVDAILALQTLAYPGFLLESADFFQNRLALAPSHCWVAQASRDGLLGYLISYPWDAGLPPALDVALPALPAGADHWFLHDCAVAPSAQGLGVGQALLRAAAAKAHAGGLRRASLVSLESAVGYWQRHGYLPVSADSAGLAEKLAGYGPRAQYMSRAFPL from the coding sequence ATGCTGGCCAGCGACGTGGACGCCATCCTGGCCCTCCAGACGCTGGCCTACCCCGGTTTCCTGCTGGAAAGCGCCGATTTCTTCCAGAACCGCCTGGCGCTCGCCCCCTCGCACTGCTGGGTCGCACAGGCCAGCCGCGACGGGCTGCTGGGTTACCTGATTTCCTATCCCTGGGATGCGGGCCTGCCGCCCGCGCTCGACGTCGCGCTGCCGGCGCTGCCGGCCGGCGCCGACCACTGGTTCCTGCATGACTGCGCGGTAGCGCCGTCGGCGCAGGGACTGGGCGTAGGCCAGGCGCTGCTGCGCGCCGCCGCAGCCAAGGCGCACGCAGGCGGATTGCGCCGCGCCAGCCTGGTGTCCCTGGAATCCGCCGTGGGCTATTGGCAGCGCCACGGCTATCTACCGGTCAGCGCAGACAGCGCCGGCCTGGCCGAAAAACTGGCCGGCTACGGGCCGCGCGCGCAATACATGTCGCGCGCATTTCCGCTCTAG
- the gltS gene encoding sodium/glutamate symporter, which yields MISLTPVQSLLACCLVLVIGRVLTTRIGVLARYSIPDPIVGGLLFAVLAYLLSTWGGVSVSLETSIKPTLLLLFFGSIGLTANLKLLAKGGPRLIAFLLALIPFLILQNAVGLGMAWLLDMHPLMGLLGGTITLVGGHGTGAAYATRFADFNNIQDVMALAMTAATLGLVLGGVVGGPVAEWLMRRHKLAGSLDHVPGDGHEPADLMENAPASTAGSYIVSLAAALVCLVVGGYLAALVEDAPVSLPNFLWCLATGVLIRNGGEKLGLKLDDRATEIIGTISLSLFLGMTMMTLDLSSVARLAGPLALMLAVQTLVCALYAAWVVFRMLKRDYEAAIMSAAFCGFALGATATAIANMQALTRRHGPAPEAFIVVPVTGAFLVDILNVIVLTSLISLPFVGGM from the coding sequence ATGATCTCGCTTACGCCCGTTCAATCACTGCTGGCATGCTGCCTCGTCCTGGTCATCGGACGCGTGCTCACCACCCGGATCGGGGTCCTCGCCCGCTACAGCATTCCCGACCCCATCGTGGGCGGCCTGCTGTTCGCCGTGCTGGCCTATCTGCTGTCCACCTGGGGCGGCGTATCCGTCTCGCTGGAAACCAGCATCAAGCCGACCTTGCTGCTGCTGTTCTTCGGCAGCATCGGCCTGACCGCCAACCTCAAGCTGCTGGCCAAGGGCGGCCCTCGATTGATTGCTTTCCTGCTGGCCCTGATCCCCTTCCTGATCCTGCAGAACGCCGTGGGACTGGGCATGGCCTGGCTGCTGGACATGCATCCGCTGATGGGCCTCTTGGGCGGCACCATCACGCTGGTGGGCGGGCATGGCACGGGCGCGGCCTATGCCACGCGCTTCGCCGACTTCAACAACATCCAGGACGTGATGGCGCTGGCGATGACCGCCGCCACCCTGGGGCTGGTGCTGGGCGGCGTGGTGGGCGGGCCGGTGGCCGAATGGCTCATGCGGCGCCACAAGCTGGCCGGCAGCCTGGACCACGTGCCCGGCGACGGCCATGAGCCTGCGGACCTCATGGAAAACGCGCCGGCGTCCACCGCCGGCTCCTACATCGTGTCCCTGGCCGCCGCGCTGGTCTGCCTGGTGGTGGGCGGCTACCTGGCCGCGCTGGTCGAGGACGCGCCCGTCAGCCTGCCCAATTTCCTGTGGTGCCTGGCCACGGGCGTGCTGATCCGCAACGGCGGCGAAAAGCTGGGCCTGAAGCTGGATGACCGCGCCACCGAGATCATCGGCACCATCTCCCTGTCGCTGTTCCTTGGCATGACCATGATGACGCTGGACCTGTCCAGCGTGGCGCGCCTGGCGGGCCCGCTGGCGCTGATGCTGGCGGTGCAGACCCTGGTGTGCGCCCTGTACGCCGCCTGGGTGGTGTTCCGCATGCTCAAGCGCGACTACGAGGCGGCCATCATGTCGGCCGCGTTCTGCGGCTTCGCGCTGGGCGCCACCGCCACCGCCATCGCCAACATGCAGGCGCTGACGCGGCGCCACGGCCCGGCGCCGGAAGCGTTCATCGTCGTGCCGGTCACCGGCGCCTTCCTGGTCGACATCCTCAACGTGATCGTGCTGACCTCGCTGATCTCCTTGCCGTTCGTGGGAGGGATGTGA